Below is a genomic region from Bacillus mycoides.
GGGATTCCGGTGTATGTTCATTATTACTTTGTTAAAAAAATAGGCGGTAATATGAAAATCCAAGATCCGGATGAGTTAATACATGAGATTGATTGGAAAGGGATACATGAAGTTGGAAAATTATCATTAGCTTTTCCAGAGGATTACGAGCTAATATACCGATATGTAAATAAAAAAGCAAGTGTGTAAATACTTGCTTTTTTAGTGTATCCAAGATAAGAAAAGTGGAACGATAACTAAACTAGCTCCAGCTGTTAAAAGCATTGATAAACTTGCAATTGTACCTTCTACAGGACCGATTTCAAATGCTTTTGATGTTCCGGTCCCATTCGCGCTAGTACCTAGCATTATACCTTTTGCGAGCGCTGTTTTAATACGGCATATGCGTATGAGTGTAGGACCGAATAACGCTCCAGTTAAGGCAGTTAATACAACGAAAACTGCTGTTAATTGTGACATGCCGCCAATCATTTCTGAAATAGCCATTGCAATAGGTGTTGTTACAATGTGCGGTGCTAAACTTTGTTCTATTGTAGAGTCAATTTGAAAAAAATTAGCTAGTAGTGCGGAAGTAATAACAGATAGAAAAGAACCGACAATGACATTAATTAAAATAGCAGTGCCGTGTTTTTTTAATAGATCAAAATGTTTATAGATTGGCCATGCGAAAGCAACTGTTGCAGGTTTTAATAATTCTGTTAGCCAATGACTACCAGATTCGTAGGTTTCGTATGGTGTATCTAATCCAAGTAATAAAGCTATTAAAATGATTGGGCATACAAGAAGGGGAGAAAGCAGACTCCAATTCCAGCGTTGATACATTTTTTTAGATACCCAATATGTGAATAGTGTTAATAGTAAACAAAGAAAGCCGATCATTGTGTTGATCCTTTCCGCTTTAATAGCAATTCTGTTAAAAGTCCTGTTACGAAAGTAACACAAAGTGTACTAATCACGATAATTAAAATGAGATCGATTCCATATTGTGATAATGTATCTTTGTAACGAATGACAGCGACTGCAGAAGGGATGAAAAATAAAATAAGTTCTTTTAATAAAAAGTCTGCACCTTCTTGTATCCATTCTTTTTTCACTATATTAAATTTTAATGAGATTAATAATAAAAAAATACCGATTATACTTCCTGGAACTGGGAGGTGTGCCTGTTTTGCAATCCATTCACCTGTCCAAGCGAAACAAAATAATAATAAAATTTGTCCGCTTAACTTCCACCATTTCATACAGTAACCACCTCTTTGTTTTTTACATAAAAATTGTAAAAAAGAATTAACAATTTCTACTATACGTTCATTCGAAATATTTGTCTAATATATAAATTATATGTTATTAATATATTAGATGTATTAATCGAAAGTGAAAAGGGTGTCCAAAATGGAATTACGGCATTTGCAATATTTTGTTGTAGTGGCAGAGGAATTACACTTTGGACGAGCAGCTGCTCGTTTACAAATGACACAACCACCGCTTAGTCAACAAATTCAGCAATTAGAAAAAGAAATGGGAGTTATGTTATTTTCAAGAACGAAGAGAAAGGTTGAATTAACAGAAGCAGGAGAAATGTTTTTAAAAGAAGTAAAAAAAGCGTTTGAACAAATTGAAAAAGCAGTAGAAGTTGCACAAAGTGCTCAAAGGGGAGAAGTTGGATCACTTTCAATTGGTTTTGTAGGTGCGGCGATATATGATATTTTACCGTCAATCGTCAGAGAGTATAGAAAGAAATTTCCGAGAGTGTCTGTAGCATTACATGAATTGTCCACACCGGATCAGGTGCATGCACTTCATGATAATCGAATTGATATTGGATTTTTACGTCCGCCAATTCCAACGCAATTACTTGAGTTAGAACCAATTCAAAAACTTTCATGTACGTTATGTTTACCGAAGGCACATCCTCTTGCTGAAAAGGACGAAATACATATCGAAGATTTAAGGGATGAACCGTTCGTATTTATTACGAGACCAGTATGGCCAGCGTTATATGATACAATTTTATCGCTTTGCCGTGATGTAGGTTTTAGTCCGCACATTGTACAAGAAGCAACGGAGTATCAAACTGTTATGGGGCTTGTAGCGGCAGGTATTGGAATTACGGTAATACCTGTATCCGCAAATAAATTGTATAGAACAGAAGTTGTATATAAAGAGTTATGTGATTCTAATTTTGTTGCAGAAATGTCAGTGGCTTATAAAAAAATGAATAACAATCCAGAGTTGTTAGAGTTTTTGAAAATTGCAAGAGAGAAAAAAAGGATTGAAGTGGAAGATGCGAAGGCTGAATAGTTGATGAAGTTACAGGGTAGTCATGATAATTAAGTTATATAAAGATTCACCTCATTAAACAAAAAACGGAAATGTAACTAAAGTGCATTTCCGTTTTTTGTTTTTTATTCAATGCTAAGGAGATCAATATGCGTGGTTTCTAGGACTAAAGGCTTAGTAAAGATTCCGATTGAAGTGCGATGTTTAAAATGTCATATTTTTATACACTAGTAGTATAGAATGCGTATGTTATGAAGCAAGGTAGGGGGAAATTATGTCTTTATTTCGGTTAGCGAGAAAAAATATACAAACATTTGCTGCCCAAAGGTTAAAACAATTTATGTGGATTGCTATGAATACAATGCTTTGTTTTTTTATGATATCATTCCGATTCAATGAAGTTGTAATAAGTAAAGCGGAATATACACCTATATTTGTAAAGTGGTTTTATGCTATGTTTCTATTTATAGTTTTTGTGTGTATTTTCATTACATATAAAATGACAGCTTCTCTTTTACAGATAAGAAAAGAGGAGTTTACATCGAATGAAGTGATGCATATGACAGGAAAAGAAATGTTATGTTTATTATGTCAGGAGCAATTATTAACTTACGGAGGAGCTTTTGTTTTCGGATTAATTCATGGTATGTTATTTTTGAAATTATTTATTATTATTTTTATGAAAGCAGTAGGAATCCAAGGGATAACCAATGCACCGATTACGATGTATGCGGTAGTGATAACAGCAGTTGTTATGATAACCGTCATTATAATATCAATGTGGCAATGTTGTAGGTTTACACAAAGGTTAAAGGGTGAAAAGTCATATGAAACGAAGAGAAAGGCATGAGAAATCATGGCTTTTTCTTCATTTTACACATGTTATTAATCATGATACAGTGGGAAGAACTGAAAAAAAGAGTTAAGAAGAAAGGTTGTATGGAATGATAAATGAGCAAGCGATCGTAAAAGTTGATCGATTAACAAAGCGAATTGGTTCAAAGACGTTAGTAGAAAATATTAGTTTTGAAGTGAAAAAAGGTGAAGTAGTTGGCTTATTAGGACCAAATGGTGCTGGAAAAACGACATTAATGCGAATGATGGTCGGAATGATTCGTATGACAGAAGGAGAAGTATGGATTGATGGTCAATCTGTAAAACAGCAATTTGAAAAAACTGCTGCGAAAATTGGTGCTGTAATTGAGACACCAGAATTTTATCCTTTCTTAAGCGGCTATGAAAATTTAACATATTTCGGACGAATGAATGGGAATGTGACTGAAGAGCGTATCGATGAAGTAGTGCAATTGTTAGGAATGGGACAAGTAATTGACCGTAAAGTAAAAGCATATTCACTCGGTATGAGACAGCGTTTAGGAATTGCTCAGGCACTTATACATAATCCAGATGTATTAATACTAGACGAACCGACGAACGGATTAGATCCTAGTGGTATACATGAAATGCGGATGTACATAAAGAAAATTGCACATGAACAAGGAAAAGCTGTTCTTGTTTCTAGTCACTTACTCTCAGAAGTTGAATTAATGTGTGACAGGGTTATTATTATTCAGCATGGAGAATATGTCGCAACACAAAATATTCAAAGTGATAAAAAGGAAGAAAAAGAAGAAATACATATACGTGTAGATGATGCGAATAAAGCGGCAGAGGTTTTAGAATACGATGTTTTAGTAAAAGAAAACGAATTAATTATAAACGTGAAAGATGAAGAAGTTCCAAATATTCTTCGTACATTGATGGAGAAAAACATTCAAGTTTATCGTGTATATGAAGAAAGAAAAACGCTAGAAGAGCAGTTTTTAGAATTAACAGGAGGAAAAGATATTGTTTAATTTAGTTTATAACGAGCTGTATAAAATATTTAAGCGAAAGCGAACGATTATTCCTTTTGCAGTTATTGCGGTATTAATTATTGGATTAGGATGGGTTACGGTAAAATATTTAGAGCCAGAAACAAAAGGGTGGAAAGCGGATTATACAGAACGCACTGTAGAAATTGAGAAAAAGCTCGGCATGAAAAAAGAGGATATTTTAACAGAAAAGTCAGGAGACGAGCTTGTAAAGGAATACCAGCTTAAAATGAAGCATTTAGATACGAATACAGCGCCAGCAAGTAGTTCTCCGCTTTCATTTATGAGAGATACAGGTTTTATCGTATTTCCAATTTTACTTCCGTTTATTCTCGTATATGCGAGTACGATTTTTGCGAATGAATATAGCTGGGGAACATATAAATTTTTAACAATTCGTCCAGCGAGCCGATTTAAAATTTTAACATCTAAGTTTTTGGCAATCGTTATATTTGCGGCATTATTATTTATATTTAATATGATTTTTTCCGTATTATGCGGGTTGATTATTTATAAATTCCAACAACCAGCTTGGGCTGAATTTGTCGTTCAAAATGGAAATATAATAAAACAAAATATTTTCGTAGAAGCAAGTAAATATTATATTTTATCTTGGTTACCAACTCTTGTGTATGCTGCATTTGCCTTTATGATTTCCGTTTTAACGAGATCGAGCGGAGGTGCAATCGGGATTTCTTTATTTCTTGCATTATCAGGGGGAATAGCGCTAATTCCGGCAGCAAGATATGAATGGGCGAAATATTTATTACCAGCGAATACAGATTTATATGGGCTTTTAAAGGGTGGAAGCTTTATTGATGGAGTAACATTCCCATTTGCTTCTTGTATGCTTCTTCTATACTTAGCTGTATTTTTAGGGGTTTCCTATACTGTATTTATAAAACGAGATTTAACAGCATAAGCAAAAGCCGTTAAGGGTAACTTAACGGCTTTTTGTTTGTAATAATTGATGAATAGCTTCTTCGGCTAATAGGGCGAAATACTCTGCGCTAATAGGCAATGCTTTTTCATCTACTGTAAAAGCTGGATGATGCCATTCATGTGTACCACTTGTTCCCATAAAGACGAATGAACCTGGTATTTCTTGTTGGTAAAAAGAAAAGTCTTCTCCTGCCATTGATGGTGTAGGAGAGATAACGTTTAGATTCATTTTCTCTGCAATATGAATAGAAAAATCAGTGAGTACTTTATCGTTTTGAACAGCAGGA
It encodes:
- a CDS encoding ABC transporter ATP-binding protein, encoding MINEQAIVKVDRLTKRIGSKTLVENISFEVKKGEVVGLLGPNGAGKTTLMRMMVGMIRMTEGEVWIDGQSVKQQFEKTAAKIGAVIETPEFYPFLSGYENLTYFGRMNGNVTEERIDEVVQLLGMGQVIDRKVKAYSLGMRQRLGIAQALIHNPDVLILDEPTNGLDPSGIHEMRMYIKKIAHEQGKAVLVSSHLLSEVELMCDRVIIIQHGEYVATQNIQSDKKEEKEEIHIRVDDANKAAEVLEYDVLVKENELIINVKDEEVPNILRTLMEKNIQVYRVYEERKTLEEQFLELTGGKDIV
- a CDS encoding LrgB family protein, which gives rise to MIGFLCLLLTLFTYWVSKKMYQRWNWSLLSPLLVCPIILIALLLGLDTPYETYESGSHWLTELLKPATVAFAWPIYKHFDLLKKHGTAILINVIVGSFLSVITSALLANFFQIDSTIEQSLAPHIVTTPIAMAISEMIGGMSQLTAVFVVLTALTGALFGPTLIRICRIKTALAKGIMLGTSANGTGTSKAFEIGPVEGTIASLSMLLTAGASLVIVPLFLSWIH
- a CDS encoding ABC transporter permease — its product is MFNLVYNELYKIFKRKRTIIPFAVIAVLIIGLGWVTVKYLEPETKGWKADYTERTVEIEKKLGMKKEDILTEKSGDELVKEYQLKMKHLDTNTAPASSSPLSFMRDTGFIVFPILLPFILVYASTIFANEYSWGTYKFLTIRPASRFKILTSKFLAIVIFAALLFIFNMIFSVLCGLIIYKFQQPAWAEFVVQNGNIIKQNIFVEASKYYILSWLPTLVYAAFAFMISVLTRSSGGAIGISLFLALSGGIALIPAARYEWAKYLLPANTDLYGLLKGGSFIDGVTFPFASCMLLLYLAVFLGVSYTVFIKRDLTA
- the alsR gene encoding acetoin biosynthesis transcriptional regulator AlsR; the protein is MELRHLQYFVVVAEELHFGRAAARLQMTQPPLSQQIQQLEKEMGVMLFSRTKRKVELTEAGEMFLKEVKKAFEQIEKAVEVAQSAQRGEVGSLSIGFVGAAIYDILPSIVREYRKKFPRVSVALHELSTPDQVHALHDNRIDIGFLRPPIPTQLLELEPIQKLSCTLCLPKAHPLAEKDEIHIEDLRDEPFVFITRPVWPALYDTILSLCRDVGFSPHIVQEATEYQTVMGLVAAGIGITVIPVSANKLYRTEVVYKELCDSNFVAEMSVAYKKMNNNPELLEFLKIAREKKRIEVEDAKAE
- a CDS encoding FtsX-like permease family protein; translation: MSLFRLARKNIQTFAAQRLKQFMWIAMNTMLCFFMISFRFNEVVISKAEYTPIFVKWFYAMFLFIVFVCIFITYKMTASLLQIRKEEFTSNEVMHMTGKEMLCLLCQEQLLTYGGAFVFGLIHGMLFLKLFIIIFMKAVGIQGITNAPITMYAVVITAVVMITVIIISMWQCCRFTQRLKGEKSYETKRKA
- a CDS encoding CidA/LrgA family holin-like protein; protein product: MKWWKLSGQILLLFCFAWTGEWIAKQAHLPVPGSIIGIFLLLISLKFNIVKKEWIQEGADFLLKELILFFIPSAVAVIRYKDTLSQYGIDLILIIVISTLCVTFVTGLLTELLLKRKGSTQ